In Citrus sinensis cultivar Valencia sweet orange chromosome 4, DVS_A1.0, whole genome shotgun sequence, one DNA window encodes the following:
- the LOC102621508 gene encoding uncharacterized protein LOC102621508 produces MVSANDPIESFFNSIQHFKETLSPIELGIKKAAKDLESCLVADKKNVNNLELVNGNEKNSKIQTLMKKKGNGNSSGKECGNGQCVGSEEKKKGLLSIRVPVKTFLGMFSPNFGKVEVVSKKGVKDKALDKDDGSCMNCLQFAVAWSLLFNGFVQSFPSPFKMGKKRIQKLGEEDKGHLSSCVDGTKSKVSCEFKRNELKGQLDNACKNDGGAGEGKPVLLECFIGFVFDQLIQNLQKFDQLMQESDQKGCDCSPSSSPPSQFDHLKALISIWEGRKAEVDGFLGNLKFARVGGMPSSIVGVTNSVNEEGENGVSSDSREETGGNSAQKVAGGILSIPLSNVERLRSTLSTVSLTELIELLPQLGRTSKDHPDKKKLFSVQDFFRYTEAEGRRFFEELDRDGDGQVNLEDLEIAMRKRKLPRRYAREFMRRTRSHLFSKSFGWKQFLSLMEQKEPTILRAYTSLCLSKSGTLQKSEILASLKNAGLPANEENAVAMMRFLNADTEESISYGHFRNFMVLLPSDRLQDDPRSIWFEAATVVAVPPPVEIPAGSVLKSALAGGLSCALSTSLMHPVDTIKTRVQASTLTFPEIIAKLPQIGVRALYRGSIPAILGQFSSHGLRTGIYEVSKLVLLNVAPNLQELQVQSISSFCSTFLGTAVRIPCEVLKQRLQAGLFNNVGEAIVGTWHQDGLKGFFRGTGATLCREVPFYVVGTGLYGESKKMVQQLLGRELEPWETIFVGALSGGLTAVITTPFDVMKTRMMTAPQGRAATMSMVAYTILRHEGPLGLFKGALPRFFWIAPLGAMNFAGYELAKKAMDKNDEVADELSQKKLASSG; encoded by the exons ATGGTGAGTGCAAATGATCCTATTGAGTCGTTTTTTAATTCGATTCAACATTTTAAAGAAACGCTTTCGCCGATAGAGTTAGGAATTAAGAAAGCGGCGAAAGATCTTGAAAGTTGCTTGGTAGCTGATAAGAAGAATGTAAATAATCTTGAATTAGTTAATGGAAATGaaaagaatagtaaaataCAGACGTTAATGAAGAAGAAGGGTAATGGTAATAGCAGTGGTAAAGAGTGTGGCAATGGCCAGTGTGTGGGGagtgaagagaaaaagaaaggtttgTTGTCAATTAGAGTACCGGTGAAGACATTCCTAGGGATGTTTTCACCAAATTTCGGGAAAGTTGAGGTGGTGTCGAAGAAAGGAGTGAAAGATAAAGCTTTGGATAAGGATGATGGGTCTTGTATGAACTGCTTGCAGTTTGCGGTTGCATGGTCGTTGTTGTTTAATGGGTTTGTTCAGTCTTTTCCAAGTCCGTTTAAGATGGGGAAGAAACGGATTCAGAAGTTGGGCGAGGAAGATAAAGGGCATTTGAGTTCGTGTGTGGATGGGACAAAATCGAAGGTTTCTTGTGAGTTTAAGCGAAATGAATTAAAGGGTCAGTTAGATAATGCATGTAAGAATGATGGTGGAGCAGGCGAGGGAAAACCTGTACTGCTCGAGTGTTTCATTGGGTTTGTATTTGATCAGCTGATACAAAATCTTCAGAAGTTTGATCAGCTCATGCAGGAAAGTGATCAGAAGGGTTGTGATTGTTCGCCGTCATCCTCACCTCCCTCTCAATTTGATCATTTGAAGGCACTTATAAGTATTTGGGAAGGTCGAAAAGCTGAGGTAGATGGATTTTTAGGGAACCTAAAGTTTGCGAGAGTAGGAGGTATGCCTTCTAGCATAGTTGGGGTAACCAATTCAGTCAATGAAGAGGGAGAAAATGGTGTTAGTTCAGACAGTAGGGAAGAAACAGGGGGTAATTCTGCACAGAAAGTGGCCGGTGGGATACTTAGTATTCCTTTATCAAATGTGGAGCGTTTGAGATCTACATTATCCACTGTTTCATTGACAGAACTGATTGAGCTCTTACCACAGCTGGGGCGAACTTCTAAAGACCATCCTGATAAGAAGAAACTTTTCTCTGTCCAGGATTTCTTTAGATACACAGAGGCTGAAG GTAGGAGATTCTTTGAGGAACTGGATAGAGATGGCGATGGCCAAGTTAATTTGGAAGATCTAGAAATTGCAATGAGAAAGAGAAAGTTGCCACGGAGATATGCTCGGGAATTTATGCGTCGTACTAGAAGTCacctattttcaaaatcatttggtTGGAAGCAGTTTTTATCCTTAATGGAACAGAAAGAACCAACCATTCTCCGTGCTTATACTTCTCTCTGTTTAAGCAAGTCTGGAACACTGCAAAAGAGCGAAATATTGGcatcattaaaaaatgcaGGACTTCCagcaaatgaagaaaatgctGTTGCTATGATGCGGTTTCTGAATGCTGATACAGAAGAATCTATATCATATGGACATTTTCGGAATTTCATGGTTTTGCTGCCCTCTGATCGGCTGCAAGATGATCCTCG GAGTATTTGGTTTGAAGCTGCGACTGTTGTTGCTGTTCCACCACCAGTAGAAATACCTGCTGGAAGTGTTCTAAAATCTGCACTGGCTGGAGGCCTTTCATGTGCACTTTCCACTTCTCTGATGCACCCCGTCGATACTATAAAG ACTCGAGTGCAAGCATCAACTCTTACCTTCCCAGAAATTATTGCAAAGCTTCCACAAATTGGAGTGCGGGCATTATATAGGGGTTCAATTCCTGCAATTCTTGGACAGTTTTCAAG CCATGGCCTGCGAACCGGAATATACGAAGTAAGTAAGCTTGTGCTATTAAATGTTGCTCCCAATCTACAAGAGCTTCAG GTTCAATCTATATCATCATTCTGTAGCACATTTTTGGGGACAGCTGTGCGGATTCCTTGTGAAGTACTCAAGCAGCGGTTGCAGGCTGGGCTATTTAACAATGTTGGAGAAGCTATTGTTGGTACTTGGCATCAGGATGGTCTTAAGGGTTTCTTCCGTGGAACTGGTGCCACTCTTTGCCGGGAGGTCCCATTCTACGTTGTTGGCACAGGACTTTATGGAGAATCCAAGAAG ATGGTCCAGCAACTTCTTGGGCGGGAGTTGGAGCCCTGGGAAACAATCTTTGTTGGAGCTTTATCCGGAGGGCTAACTGCTGTTATCACTACACCTTTTGACGTTATGAAAACTAGAATGATGACTGCTCCACAGGGTCGAGCTGCAACAATGTCGATGGTAGCCTACACTATACTCCGTCATGAGGGACCCCTTGGCCTATTTAAGGGAGCACTGCCCCGATTTTTCTGGATTGCTCCTCTGGGTGCTATGAACTTTGCAGGCTATGAGCTAGCTAAGAAAGCCATGGACAAAAATGATGAAGTAGCAGATGAGTTGTCCCAGAAGAAGTTGGCTAGCTCTGGATAG
- the LOC102621805 gene encoding ATP synthase subunit d, mitochondrial — MSGAGKKIADVAFKAGRTIDWEGMAKMLVSDEARKEFATLRRAFDEVNSTLQTKFSQEPEPIDWEYYRKGIGSRLVDMYKQAYESIEVPKYVDKVTPEYKSKFDALLVELKEAEGKSLKESERLEKEIAEVQELKEKISTMTAEEYFEKHPELKKKFDDEIRNDYWGY; from the exons ATGAGCGGAGCTGGCAAGAAAATAGCTGACGTCGCATTCAAGGCCGGAAGGACCATAGATTGGGAAGGGATGGCGAAGATGCTGGTCTCCGATGAGGCACGCAAGGAGTTCGCCACTCTCCGTCGCGCTTTCGACGAAGTCAACTCCACTCTTCAGACCAAGTTCAGCCAG GAACCTGAACCTATTGACTGGGAGTATTACAGAAAAGGAATTGGCTCTCGCTTGGTGGACATGTACAAACAGGCTTATGAAa GCATAGAGGTCCCAAAGTATGTAGACAAAGTCACCCCTGAATACAAATCTAAGTTTGATGCTTTG CTGGTGGAATTGAAAGAAGCAGAAGGGAAATCTCTTAAGGAGTCCGAGCGTTTGGAGAAAGAAATAGCTGAGGTTCAAGAACTGAAG GAAAAGATCAGCACCATGACCGCTGAGGAATACTTTGAAAAGCATCCGGAGCTCAAAAAGAAGTTCGATGATGAAATCAGGAATGACTACTGGGGCTATTGA